Part of the Vigna angularis cultivar LongXiaoDou No.4 chromosome 1, ASM1680809v1, whole genome shotgun sequence genome, tttctttctctctcttttctattCGCTCAAATGGCTGTCAACCTTGGAAACCTGGCGCTGTTACTGGACCTGGCTTCGCCGCGGGGCACGATTCTAGAGAGGAAGACTCGTCCCGTTGGATCCGACATCGTTTTGAGCTCGGCACCCTCCAAGAGGGACTCCCCCCCCTCCTGCTGCTATGCGCCCGAGGGAGACGCGCGGAACCGCCTGGTGATGGTGCGTGGAAAGTCCAACTCGGAGAAGAACGGCGTGGAGTTTGACAGCgacgaggaggaggaggaggaaggtGGGATGGAGGACTGGGAGACGGAAATGCGGCGGAGAGTGAGGGAGTTCGAGGCGAGGAGGGAGCTGGAGACGAAGGCGGAGGAGTTACAGAGCAGCGTTGATGAAGGCAGGGAAGAAACTGAGGAGGAGAAAAGGATGAGAGTCAGAAAAGAACTcgaaaaggttttttttttttaataattcataCAACAACTTAGATTTGATTCTCGGTACTGAATTTTTTACATATGAGACCTAAATACCTAATTTATGCTGACCAAATTAAAACAGTATATtggttaatttaattaatgttataaatCTAAGAAGCTGTATGTTTATCgtgtttaagaaaataatgcccttatttgttttttattatgcaTGACATGAATTATTTTCAAAGTCAATAAATTTAGTTCGCATGCAACGTCTAATTGGTTGTATTAAGTTTGGTAACTTGTGTTAATTTTTAGTACAATCTTTCATTGTGCATATTACTAATTGAAGCTCAAGTCTAGAAGACTAACATAAAAAATGGGTAATGAATTAGGTccatgttttgttcttttagcTCTGGGTAACAATTTTTGTATGTAGTCTATATGTTGAATTAAGAcctttttcataatttgttgttttattgATTTGGTGGATCAATCAGGTGGCTAAGGAACAGGCAGAAAGGAGGGCCACTGCACAGCTGATGTTTGATTTGGGCCAGAAGGCTTATGGAAAGGGCTCCTATGGACGTGCCATTGAGTTTCTTGAAGCTGCACTCACTATCATACCAAGACCTACATTATTTGGTGGTGAGGTTGGTTCTTTCTTGCCTCACCTAAATAAGAATTTCTGTCTGATTGTTTTAAGTGGAggtaaaagtaattataaaaaattgtgtttttc contains:
- the LOC108322730 gene encoding uncharacterized protein LOC108322730, with the protein product MAVNLGNLALLLDLASPRGTILERKTRPVGSDIVLSSAPSKRDSPPSCCYAPEGDARNRLVMVRGKSNSEKNGVEFDSDEEEEEEGGMEDWETEMRRRVREFEARRELETKAEELQSSVDEGREETEEEKRMRVRKELEKVAKEQAERRATAQLMFDLGQKAYGKGSYGRAIEFLEAALTIIPRPTLFGGEIQIWLAMAYEAHNRHKDCIALYRQLENTHPSISIRRQAAELRYILQAPKLKISQEEMVTIPLIGSSYDSYAATWSDKHKDKDRRMSGSVTNQLPSSKDYLADFLVWKPPVGLGKSRAFWVGLTIWLGLVGTALFIQR